One genomic window of Saccopteryx bilineata isolate mSacBil1 chromosome 4, mSacBil1_pri_phased_curated, whole genome shotgun sequence includes the following:
- the SIX1 gene encoding homeobox protein SIX1, whose protein sequence is MSMLPSFGFTQEQVACVCEVLQQGGNLERLGRFLWSLPACDHLHKNESVLKAKAVVAFHRGNFRELYKILESHQFSPHNHPKLQQLWLKAHYVEAEKLRGRPLGAVGKYRVRRKFPLPRTIWDGEETSYCFKEKSRGVLREWYAHNPYPSPREKRELAEATGLTTTQVSNWFKNRRQRDRAAEAKERENTENNNSSSNKQNQLSPLEGGKPLMSSSEEEFSPPQSPDQNSVLLLQGNMGHARSSNYSLPGLTASQPSHGLQAHQHQLQDSLLGPLTSSLVDLGS, encoded by the exons ATGTCGATGCTGCCGTCGTTCGGCTTTACGCAGGAGCAAGTGGCGTGCGTGTGCGAGGTTCTGCAGCAAGGTGGGAACCTGGAGCGCCTAGGCAGGTTCCTGTGGTCACTGCCCGCCTGCGACCACCTGCACAAGAACGAGAGCGTCCTCAAGGCCAAGGCCGTGGTCGCCTTCCACCGCGGCAACTTTCGCGAGCTTTACAAGATCCTGGAGAGCCACCAGTTCTCGCCTCACAACCACCCCAAGCTGCAGCAATTGTGGTTGAAGGCGCACTACGTGGAGGCCGAGAAGCTGCGCGGCCGGCCTTTGGGTGCCGTGGGTAAATATCGGGTGCGCCGAAAATTCCCGCTGCCGCGCACTATCTGGGACGGCGAAGAGACCAGCTACTGCTTCAAAGAGAAGTCGCGGGGCGTGCTGCGCGAGTGGTACGCGCATAACCCCTATCCCTCGCCGCGTGAGAAGCGGGAGCTGGCCGAGGCCACCGGCCTCACCACCACCCAAGTCAGCAACTGGTTTAAGAACCGGAGGCAAAGAGACCGGGCCGCCGAGGCCAAGGAAAG GGAGAACACCGAAAACAATAACTCCTCCTCCAACAAGCAGAATCAACTCTCTCCTCTGGAAGGGGGCAAGCCGCTCATGTCCAGCTCAGAAGAAGAATTCTCACCTCCCCAAAGTCCAGACCAGAACTCGGTCCTTCTGCTGCAGGGCAATATGGGCCACGCCAGGAGCTCAAACTATTCTCTCCCGGGCTTAACGGCCTCACAGCCCAGCCACGGCCTGCAGGCTCACCAGCACCAACTCCAGGACTCCTTGCTGGGCCCTCTCACCTCTAGTCTGGTGGACTTGGGGTCCTAA